A DNA window from Luteolibacter luteus contains the following coding sequences:
- the gyrB gene encoding DNA topoisomerase (ATP-hydrolyzing) subunit B encodes MSEEHQEPEKADTNVSGEQAYDAAQIDKLEGLEAVRKRPGMYIGDPDERGLHHCVFEVLDNSIDEHLAGYCDRIKVSIHVDGSISVADNGRGIPVDIHPKFGIPAVELVLTNLHAGGKFGQGAYKYSGGLHGVGAKCVNALSDWFKAEVYRNGKVHAISFERGRTTQPLHVVGEVDQRRTGTTITFFPDATIFVDTIEFKFDRLSTRLKELAFLNPGLTIDLEDERPESARKTSFFYAKGIVEFVTELGSTKTLVHDDPVVLTGKRQIEIDYDGKQSQEDVFADVVFQYNDSYNDQILCFANSIPNADGGTHLTGFRTALTRGINQYAKANKILKEKDNALTGDDVREGLVCVISVKMPSPRFSSQTKGKLVNSEIEGVVSSIVYEGLVQFFEENPAIAKRIIEKSLNAARAREAARKARETVRKSALSGGGLPGKLADCSERDPAKSELYIVEGDSAGGSAKQGRDRRTQAILPLRGKLLNVEKARLHRALQNKEIQNLITAIGAGIGDGEQDGSFTIEKVRYHKVVIMTDADVDGSHIRTLLLTFFCRHMPELVKRGYLYIAQPPLYLVTRKKRSEYVQDNDQLNKILIDLGASEVELRTHDQSRSFSADELKVILENLSSLSRYSNSIEGNGGNFKNYLAARSNGHLPEYMVRVRIGNDENILYFSDEESLRAYSSENRDLRLFDEQLSSEEMAAHTGPSRRANLHELHESHAIAKIFSRLNESGIDTTHFFDEDKPLFELLEGDGEKQKSHPVFSLPEVLVRVLEIASRGVQIKRFKGLGEMNAKQLFETTMDPDKRQFLRVRLDEDNAVEADKMFDVLMGDIVEPRKRFIEDNALNVRNLDV; translated from the coding sequence ATGTCTGAAGAGCACCAAGAGCCTGAAAAGGCTGATACGAACGTCAGCGGAGAGCAGGCGTACGACGCCGCGCAAATCGACAAACTTGAAGGTCTGGAAGCCGTCCGCAAGCGGCCCGGCATGTACATCGGCGACCCCGACGAGCGTGGCCTTCACCACTGCGTGTTCGAGGTGCTGGACAACTCGATCGACGAGCATCTGGCCGGCTATTGTGACCGGATCAAGGTGTCGATCCACGTCGATGGCTCTATTTCCGTGGCGGACAATGGTCGTGGTATCCCGGTGGACATTCACCCGAAGTTCGGGATTCCCGCAGTCGAGCTGGTGCTCACGAATCTCCACGCGGGCGGCAAGTTCGGGCAAGGGGCCTACAAATACTCCGGTGGTCTGCACGGGGTCGGTGCGAAGTGCGTGAACGCGCTCTCCGATTGGTTCAAGGCCGAGGTCTACCGGAATGGCAAGGTCCACGCGATCTCCTTCGAGCGCGGCCGCACAACCCAGCCGCTCCACGTGGTGGGGGAGGTGGACCAGAGGCGCACCGGCACCACGATCACCTTCTTCCCGGATGCCACGATTTTCGTCGATACGATCGAGTTCAAGTTCGACCGTCTCTCGACCCGCCTCAAGGAGCTGGCTTTCCTTAATCCTGGCCTGACGATCGATCTTGAGGACGAGCGGCCGGAATCCGCGCGGAAAACCTCGTTCTTCTATGCCAAGGGCATCGTGGAGTTCGTCACCGAGCTCGGTAGCACCAAGACCTTGGTTCACGATGATCCGGTCGTGCTCACCGGCAAGCGTCAGATCGAGATCGATTACGATGGCAAGCAGTCGCAGGAGGATGTCTTCGCGGATGTCGTTTTCCAATATAACGACTCCTACAACGACCAGATCCTCTGCTTCGCGAACTCCATCCCGAACGCTGACGGCGGCACCCACCTTACCGGTTTCCGCACTGCGCTGACCCGGGGCATCAACCAGTACGCCAAGGCGAACAAGATTCTCAAGGAGAAGGACAACGCCTTGACCGGCGATGACGTCCGTGAAGGTCTGGTTTGTGTGATCTCGGTCAAGATGCCGAGCCCGCGCTTCTCCTCTCAAACCAAGGGCAAGCTGGTGAATTCCGAGATCGAGGGGGTCGTTTCCTCGATCGTTTATGAAGGTCTCGTCCAGTTCTTCGAAGAGAATCCGGCGATCGCGAAGCGCATCATCGAGAAATCGTTGAATGCCGCCCGTGCCCGCGAAGCCGCCCGCAAGGCTCGCGAGACGGTCCGGAAGTCTGCTCTTTCCGGCGGCGGTCTGCCGGGCAAGCTGGCGGATTGCTCCGAGCGGGATCCAGCGAAGTCCGAACTCTACATTGTCGAAGGTGACTCCGCAGGTGGCTCTGCCAAGCAGGGCCGCGACCGCCGTACCCAGGCAATCCTCCCGCTGCGCGGCAAGCTGCTGAATGTGGAGAAAGCCCGCCTGCACCGCGCCCTGCAGAACAAGGAAATCCAGAACCTGATCACAGCCATCGGTGCAGGCATCGGTGATGGCGAGCAGGACGGTTCCTTCACCATCGAAAAAGTCCGCTACCACAAGGTCGTGATCATGACCGATGCCGACGTGGACGGCTCCCACATCCGTACGCTTCTGCTGACCTTCTTCTGCCGTCATATGCCGGAACTGGTGAAGCGCGGCTATCTCTACATCGCCCAGCCGCCGCTCTATTTGGTCACTCGCAAGAAGCGCTCGGAGTACGTGCAGGACAATGACCAGCTCAACAAGATCCTCATTGATCTTGGCGCCAGCGAAGTCGAGCTGCGCACCCATGACCAATCCCGCAGCTTCTCTGCGGATGAGTTGAAGGTGATCCTGGAGAATCTCTCGTCGCTGTCCCGCTACTCGAATTCGATCGAAGGCAACGGCGGCAACTTCAAGAACTACCTCGCAGCCCGCAGCAACGGTCATCTTCCCGAGTATATGGTCCGCGTGCGTATCGGGAATGACGAGAATATCCTCTACTTCTCTGATGAGGAATCACTGCGGGCCTACTCTTCCGAGAACCGGGATCTCCGCTTGTTCGACGAGCAGCTCAGCAGCGAAGAAATGGCCGCGCATACCGGACCTTCACGTCGTGCCAACTTGCACGAACTGCACGAGTCCCATGCCATCGCGAAGATCTTCTCGCGCCTTAATGAGAGCGGGATCGATACGACCCATTTCTTCGACGAGGACAAGCCGCTCTTCGAACTTCTCGAAGGGGATGGCGAGAAGCAGAAATCTCATCCGGTCTTCTCGCTCCCCGAGGTGCTGGTCCGTGTCCTCGAGATCGCCAGCCGCGGCGTCCAGATCAAGCGATTCAAGGGTCTCGGCGAAATGAACGCCAAACAGCTCTTCGAAACGACGATGGATCCGGACAAGCGCCAGTTCCTCCGAGTCCGCCTCGATGAGGACAATGCGGTTGAAGCCGACAAGATGTTCGACGTCCTGATGGGCGATATCGTTGAGCCCCGGAAGCGCTTCATCGAAGACAACGCGCTGAACGTCCGCAACCTCGACGTCTGA
- a CDS encoding ribonuclease D has product MSSLPLVNDTQGLVSLLSRPSSDAVCAIDTEADSLHRYRESLCLVQYSCGGENVLIDPLSIEDLSPLGDFLASRVVWMHGADYDMTMLRRSFSKLPSVVYDTQIGARLLGVRRFGLADLVELYFGVTLSKSSQKADWGKRPLSAKMMEYALNDVCYLLPMGEKITDLLKEKGRFEWFVESCEAARLKVLERDETRGEPWRIQGSGRLDRSGLNFLKSLWEWRDAEASSWDRPSFMVVTNRQLIDWSQALAGGKKIEIPPHYRPERRKRLTEVLDAARSRNADEWPEKPRGLRRRRDSDFDARVARLISARDAKAAELDIDSSLIAPRSIIESIADGEVQPADVLLKWQLSCLSLDGV; this is encoded by the coding sequence ATGTCATCGCTTCCTTTGGTCAACGACACGCAAGGTCTCGTATCGTTGCTTTCGCGCCCTTCTTCCGATGCCGTCTGTGCCATCGATACGGAGGCCGATAGCTTGCATCGCTATCGGGAGTCGCTGTGCTTGGTGCAGTACTCCTGTGGCGGCGAGAATGTCCTCATCGACCCGCTTTCCATCGAGGATTTGAGCCCGCTCGGGGATTTCCTCGCCAGTCGGGTGGTCTGGATGCATGGCGCGGATTACGACATGACCATGCTCCGCCGCAGTTTCTCGAAGCTGCCTTCGGTGGTGTATGACACCCAGATCGGAGCGCGGCTTCTGGGCGTCCGGCGCTTTGGTTTGGCGGATCTGGTGGAGCTTTATTTCGGCGTTACCCTGTCGAAATCCTCCCAGAAGGCGGATTGGGGCAAGCGCCCGCTTTCCGCCAAAATGATGGAGTATGCGCTCAATGACGTGTGCTATCTCCTGCCGATGGGCGAGAAAATCACGGATCTCCTGAAGGAAAAGGGGCGCTTCGAGTGGTTCGTCGAGAGCTGCGAGGCCGCCCGCCTGAAGGTCTTGGAGCGCGATGAGACTCGTGGCGAGCCTTGGCGGATCCAAGGGTCCGGCCGTTTGGATCGCTCCGGCCTGAATTTCCTGAAATCCCTCTGGGAGTGGCGGGATGCCGAGGCCTCTTCCTGGGACCGTCCGTCCTTCATGGTGGTGACGAACCGCCAGCTCATTGATTGGAGCCAGGCGCTCGCTGGCGGGAAGAAGATCGAAATCCCTCCTCACTATCGTCCGGAGCGTCGCAAGCGCCTTACAGAGGTGCTGGACGCCGCGCGTTCGCGCAATGCGGACGAATGGCCGGAGAAGCCCCGTGGCCTGCGCCGCCGCCGTGATTCCGATTTCGATGCCCGGGTGGCACGCTTGATCTCGGCGCGGGACGCCAAGGCGGCAGAATTGGACATCGATTCCTCGCTGATTGCGCCCCGTTCGATCATCGAATCCATTGCGGATGGAGAGGTTCAGCCAGCTGATGTTTTGCTCAAGTGGCAGTTGTCATGCCTCTCGTTAGACGGGGTCTAA
- the gyrA gene encoding DNA gyrase subunit A has translation MSQESIKPINVAEELSNSFLEYSMSVIISRALPDVRDGLKPSQRRVLYAMRQLGVTPGKAHVKCAKIVGETMGNFHPHGDQSIYTTLVNMGQPWSMREMLVDGQGNFGSVEGDAAASMRYTEARLHPLGMAMMEDLDKDTVDFQPNYDGSQDEPSVLPSAFPNFLVNGGTGIAVGMATNLAPHNLGEVIDGICAQIDNPEITLPELMQYIKGPDFPVSCEIRGIRGIEEYFRTGRGSMRLRGKVEIEENENGKSFIVIREVPYGVNRAVLQERIAELVNEKTLTGISGMRDLSDEETRIEIELKRDARPQVVVAQLFKLTALETSFSVNMLAIHKNRPKQLSLKEAIDAYIEHRREVVIRRTRYLLGKAEERAELLEAFLLALGHLDDFIKIIRDSKNRDEARERLAAYSFTTATAEGLGILIRSQAAVQGDRYVFSERQVNAILELRLYQLTGLERDKVKGEYDEVLETIKDLLDILAREERVLNIIKDELRVIREKHATPRKCPILAEAGEIAMEELIANDAMIVTLSHRGYIKRTPASEYRLQGRGGKGLKGMETKATGKDEADDFIEHLFSVQAHDYLLFFTNTGRVYVQRVYDLPEGSRTSTGRSIKNVLDLKPEEKIAALLRLERATDDNGNDITFREDAGYVFFATRSGKVKKTALNDFRNYRKAGLTAIILEENNELIGVRLTSGSDEIVLVTHEGMSLRFHEDDTRSMGRASAGVMGIRPVENDFVVGLALVTEGSTLLVASENGLGKRTSFEEYRKQSRGGKGIITMKVTEKTGPVVGAVTVTDADELMLMTSTGQSIRIRVNEIRETGRNAQGVKLLTLKEGEKLQDISLVIPDGEDSPGEGGEGAVGEAEEGGDAASESPADSGE, from the coding sequence ATGTCTCAGGAATCCATCAAGCCCATCAACGTAGCCGAGGAACTCTCGAACTCCTTCCTGGAGTATTCGATGTCCGTGATCATTTCGCGGGCGCTTCCCGACGTCCGTGACGGCCTCAAGCCTTCCCAGCGGCGCGTGCTTTACGCGATGCGCCAGCTTGGAGTGACCCCGGGCAAAGCCCACGTGAAGTGCGCCAAGATCGTCGGTGAGACGATGGGTAACTTCCACCCGCACGGTGACCAATCGATCTACACGACGCTCGTGAACATGGGCCAGCCGTGGTCGATGCGCGAGATGCTGGTCGACGGCCAGGGTAACTTCGGCTCGGTCGAAGGTGATGCGGCGGCGTCCATGCGTTATACCGAGGCCCGGCTTCATCCGCTCGGCATGGCGATGATGGAAGACCTCGACAAAGACACGGTCGACTTCCAGCCGAACTACGACGGTTCGCAGGATGAGCCTTCGGTTCTGCCCTCCGCGTTCCCGAACTTCCTCGTGAACGGCGGCACCGGCATCGCCGTCGGGATGGCCACGAACCTGGCACCGCATAACCTCGGCGAGGTGATCGACGGGATTTGCGCGCAGATCGACAATCCCGAGATCACGCTGCCGGAGCTGATGCAGTATATCAAGGGGCCGGACTTCCCGGTTTCCTGTGAAATCCGTGGGATCCGCGGGATCGAAGAGTACTTCCGCACCGGCCGCGGCTCCATGCGCCTCCGGGGCAAAGTGGAGATCGAGGAAAATGAGAACGGCAAGTCGTTCATCGTCATTCGCGAGGTCCCGTACGGCGTTAATCGCGCCGTGCTTCAAGAGCGCATCGCGGAGCTGGTGAACGAGAAGACCCTCACCGGTATCTCCGGCATGCGTGACCTCTCCGATGAGGAGACCCGGATCGAGATCGAGCTGAAGCGCGATGCCCGCCCGCAGGTGGTGGTCGCCCAACTCTTCAAGCTTACCGCGCTGGAGACCTCCTTCAGCGTGAACATGCTGGCGATTCACAAGAACCGCCCTAAGCAGCTTTCCCTCAAGGAGGCGATTGACGCCTATATCGAGCACCGCCGCGAGGTGGTGATCCGCCGCACCCGCTACCTTTTGGGCAAGGCCGAAGAGCGTGCGGAATTGCTGGAAGCCTTCCTGCTGGCCCTCGGTCACCTCGATGACTTCATCAAGATCATCCGCGACTCGAAGAATCGCGATGAAGCACGCGAGCGGCTTGCCGCCTACAGCTTCACGACCGCGACTGCGGAGGGTCTCGGCATCTTGATTCGTTCTCAAGCCGCGGTGCAGGGGGATCGCTATGTCTTCAGCGAGCGCCAGGTGAATGCGATCCTGGAGCTGCGCCTCTATCAGCTCACCGGTCTGGAGCGTGACAAGGTGAAGGGCGAGTACGACGAGGTCCTGGAGACCATCAAGGACCTGCTCGATATCCTTGCCCGCGAGGAACGCGTGCTGAACATCATCAAGGACGAGCTGCGCGTCATCCGCGAGAAGCACGCGACGCCACGGAAGTGCCCGATCCTTGCGGAAGCGGGCGAGATCGCCATGGAAGAACTCATCGCCAACGACGCGATGATCGTGACCCTTTCCCACCGCGGCTATATCAAGCGCACTCCTGCCAGCGAATACCGCCTACAGGGACGTGGCGGCAAGGGCCTCAAGGGCATGGAGACGAAGGCCACCGGCAAGGACGAGGCGGACGACTTCATCGAGCACCTCTTCAGTGTCCAGGCGCACGATTACCTCCTGTTCTTCACGAACACCGGTCGGGTTTACGTCCAGCGAGTCTACGACCTGCCGGAAGGTTCCCGCACCTCCACGGGTCGCAGCATCAAAAATGTGCTCGATCTCAAGCCGGAGGAGAAGATTGCCGCGCTCCTGCGCCTCGAGCGTGCCACGGACGACAATGGCAACGACATCACCTTCCGTGAGGACGCCGGCTATGTGTTCTTTGCGACCCGCAGCGGCAAGGTGAAGAAGACGGCACTCAATGACTTCCGCAACTACCGCAAGGCCGGTCTCACCGCTATCATCCTTGAGGAGAACAACGAGCTCATCGGCGTGCGCCTCACTTCCGGTTCGGACGAGATCGTGCTGGTGACCCATGAGGGGATGAGCTTGCGCTTCCACGAGGACGATACCCGCTCCATGGGGCGGGCCTCGGCGGGCGTGATGGGTATCCGTCCTGTGGAGAACGACTTCGTGGTGGGCCTTGCCTTGGTGACCGAAGGGTCTACCTTGCTGGTGGCTTCCGAGAACGGCTTGGGCAAGCGCACCTCATTCGAGGAGTACCGCAAGCAATCCCGCGGCGGTAAGGGCATCATCACCATGAAGGTCACGGAGAAGACCGGCCCGGTCGTCGGTGCCGTCACCGTGACCGATGCGGATGAGCTCATGCTCATGACCTCGACCGGCCAGAGCATCCGCATTCGGGTGAACGAGATTCGCGAGACGGGCCGCAATGCTCAAGGCGTGAAGCTCCTGACCCTGAAGGAAGGCGAGAAGCTTCAGGATATTTCCCTGGTCATCCCGGATGGCGAAGACTCCCCCGGTGAGGGCGGTGAAGGTGCTGTTGGCGAGGCGGAGGAGGGCGGAGACGCTGCTTCCGAAAGCCCGGCCGATAGCGGCGAGTAA